A window of the Rhodoligotrophos appendicifer genome harbors these coding sequences:
- a CDS encoding DUF465 domain-containing protein, with the protein MESLRNRPAAIQERIEREQARPAPDSLRLYGLKNLKLKFRDQIEYPRVTQP; encoded by the coding sequence ATGGAATCTCTTCGCAATCGCCCCGCCGCGATCCAGGAACGTATCGAGCGCGAGCAGGCGCGTCCTGCCCCCGACAGCTTGAGGCTCTACGGATTGAAAAACCTCAAGCTGAAATTTCGCGATCAGATCGAATATCCACGAGTTACTCAACCGTGA